In the genome of Massilia sp. PAMC28688, one region contains:
- a CDS encoding VPLPA-CTERM sorting domain-containing protein produces the protein MKNSISKIAAAVSVATMAGSAQAGIVTASISLSELLSNGAGYAGTFALSPLLAANGLSGGTFNSATLTAYGFSDTQIDQYAYTGYNEHYLGGYSTSIVIGSYSYSCGSWLNRRTCYSNYYGYAHYGNYDAYQHSESRDTVADSMLLTSGAASASDTVDRTRSGATVSYQGSYNRSNGTYGRDTVFSYNSHTSDVMSGALYAELGLGANDLLNLAKTGQFDFMVAATVGNFRLHGLTMTVDVTAKAADPAEVPEPASALLMLGGLAGLAAAARRQRRERAQS, from the coding sequence ATGAAAAATAGCATCTCAAAGATTGCCGCCGCCGTTTCCGTTGCCACCATGGCCGGCAGTGCCCAGGCAGGTATCGTCACCGCATCGATTTCGCTGAGCGAACTGCTGAGCAATGGTGCCGGTTACGCAGGAACGTTTGCATTGTCGCCCCTGCTGGCCGCCAATGGCCTGTCCGGCGGCACGTTCAACAGCGCCACCCTGACTGCCTACGGCTTTTCCGATACCCAGATCGACCAGTACGCCTACACGGGATATAACGAACATTACCTCGGCGGCTACAGCACCAGTATCGTCATCGGCAGCTATTCGTACAGCTGCGGCAGCTGGCTGAACCGCCGTACCTGCTATTCAAACTATTATGGCTACGCCCATTACGGCAATTACGATGCGTATCAGCACTCGGAATCGCGCGACACCGTTGCCGACAGCATGTTGCTGACCTCTGGCGCGGCCAGCGCATCGGATACCGTCGACCGTACCCGTTCCGGCGCCACGGTAAGCTACCAGGGAAGCTACAACCGCAGCAACGGTACCTACGGCCGCGATACCGTATTCAGCTACAACAGCCACACCAGCGATGTCATGAGTGGCGCGCTGTACGCTGAACTCGGCCTGGGCGCCAACGATCTGCTCAACCTGGCAAAGACCGGACAGTTCGACTTCATGGTCGCGGCCACCGTCGGCAATTTCCGCCTGCATGGCCTGACCATGACGGTGGATGTCACGGCCAAGGCGGCTGATCCGGCCGAGGTGCCGGAGCCGGCGTCGGCCCTGCTGATGCTGGGCGGCCTGGCCGGTCTGGCCGCTGCGGCGCGCCGTCAGCGCCGCGAGCGCGCGCAGTCCTGA
- a CDS encoding Smr/MutS family protein — MAGMKDFGDLKALRESLKEQEQARANEKAEREERERVARQEAGLFRNALGDVKKLPESNRYVPNAPPGINVTIKPKRLLSQAEDDAAVLRESLSDQFEVDHLLEDDPSLSFTRAGVGSDVVRKLRKGHWQVQDELDLHGMRRDTARDQLGSFLARAVQRKLRCVCIIHGKGLGSAGGEPVLRSMVHSWLEQKPDVIAFCAANVDGRSHGAVIVLLKAALAFKQ; from the coding sequence ATGGCGGGAATGAAAGACTTTGGTGACCTGAAAGCCTTGCGCGAGTCGCTCAAGGAACAGGAACAGGCACGCGCCAACGAAAAAGCCGAGCGCGAGGAGCGCGAACGCGTGGCCCGCCAGGAAGCGGGCCTGTTTCGCAACGCGCTGGGCGACGTCAAGAAGCTGCCGGAATCAAACCGCTACGTTCCCAATGCCCCGCCCGGCATCAATGTCACCATCAAGCCCAAGCGCCTGCTGAGCCAGGCGGAAGACGATGCGGCCGTGCTGCGCGAGTCGCTCTCGGACCAGTTTGAAGTCGATCACCTGCTCGAAGACGATCCCAGCCTGTCATTCACCCGCGCCGGGGTGGGCTCGGACGTGGTGCGCAAGCTGCGCAAGGGTCACTGGCAAGTGCAGGATGAGCTTGACCTGCACGGCATGCGGCGCGATACGGCGCGCGACCAGCTCGGCAGCTTCCTGGCGCGTGCGGTGCAGCGCAAGCTGCGCTGCGTGTGCATCATTCATGGCAAGGGCCTGGGCTCGGCCGGCGGTGAACCGGTGCTGCGTTCCATGGTCCACAGCTGGCTGGAACAAAAACCCGATGTCATTGCCTTTTGCGCCGCCAATGTGGACGGACGCAGTCATGGCGCCGTGATAGTCCTCCTCAAAGCTGCGCTCGCCTTCAAGCAATAG
- a CDS encoding IS66 family transposase, with the protein MNLPAELADLDIAPAAMARVQALLAQRDAVLAEKNFKITALTHELAYYKRVRFGKASEALVGEQRLLFEETVDTDLAAINEELEVQAPVKRQRKRAGRQPLPAHLERIEHHHEPESCQCGQCGADLVKIGEDVSEQLDVEPARFFVHRHIRPQYACRPCETVTAAPIPPAVIDGGMAAVGLLAWIAVCKYLDHLPLYRIEQIAARDGVPLARSTLGEWIGRIGVALQPLADRLAELLRERSCLHADETPVRQLDPGSGKTKHAYLWAYRSNALDDGPSMVVFDYQASRAGAHARAFLQDWRGHLMVDDYVGYKALFTAGPTELACLAHIRRKFFDMHAASGSPVAEEALRRIGLLYAIEQQAAGMTPQQRAALREQHALPALADLHAWLLASQRSVAVGSGTAKAIEHALKRWPALQRYASSGSLPIDNNPVENAIRPIAIGKKNWLFAGSERAGRRAAAIQSLFATAKLNGLDPARWLADTLEKLPTCPNSKIDSLLPFANSTQR; encoded by the coding sequence ATGAACCTGCCTGCCGAACTTGCCGATCTGGATATCGCCCCTGCCGCAATGGCGAGAGTGCAGGCGCTGTTGGCGCAGCGCGATGCAGTGCTGGCCGAGAAGAACTTCAAGATCACCGCGCTGACGCACGAACTGGCGTACTACAAGCGGGTTCGCTTCGGCAAGGCCAGCGAAGCATTGGTCGGGGAGCAGCGCCTGCTGTTCGAGGAAACGGTCGATACGGATCTGGCAGCCATCAACGAGGAACTGGAAGTGCAGGCACCGGTGAAACGGCAGCGCAAGCGCGCTGGTCGCCAGCCCTTGCCAGCGCACCTGGAGCGCATCGAACACCACCATGAGCCTGAGTCGTGCCAGTGCGGCCAGTGTGGCGCCGACCTGGTCAAGATCGGCGAAGACGTCAGCGAACAGCTGGACGTGGAACCTGCGCGCTTCTTCGTGCATCGCCACATCCGCCCGCAGTATGCGTGCCGGCCATGCGAGACGGTGACGGCGGCGCCGATCCCGCCAGCGGTCATTGACGGCGGCATGGCCGCTGTTGGGTTGCTGGCCTGGATCGCGGTGTGCAAGTACCTTGATCATTTGCCGCTGTACCGCATCGAGCAGATCGCGGCGCGCGACGGTGTGCCGCTGGCACGCTCCACACTGGGCGAGTGGATCGGACGCATCGGCGTGGCCTTGCAGCCGCTGGCTGACCGGCTGGCCGAACTGCTCAGGGAACGAAGTTGCCTGCATGCCGACGAAACACCGGTGCGCCAGCTCGATCCCGGCAGCGGCAAGACCAAACACGCCTATCTGTGGGCCTACCGCTCCAATGCGCTCGACGATGGACCTTCAATGGTCGTGTTCGATTACCAGGCCAGCCGGGCTGGCGCCCATGCCCGCGCCTTCCTGCAGGACTGGCGCGGGCATCTGATGGTGGACGACTACGTCGGCTATAAAGCGCTGTTTACGGCAGGCCCCACCGAACTCGCTTGCCTGGCTCACATTCGACGAAAATTCTTCGACATGCACGCCGCCAGCGGCAGCCCGGTTGCCGAGGAGGCGCTGCGGCGCATTGGGCTGCTGTACGCTATCGAGCAACAAGCGGCGGGCATGACGCCGCAACAGCGGGCCGCATTGCGTGAGCAGCACGCCCTCCCGGCCCTGGCCGACCTGCACGCGTGGCTGCTGGCGTCCCAGCGCAGCGTTGCTGTCGGCAGCGGCACGGCCAAGGCCATCGAGCACGCCCTCAAGCGCTGGCCAGCGCTGCAGCGCTATGCCAGCTCGGGCAGCCTGCCGATCGACAATAACCCGGTCGAGAACGCGATACGTCCCATCGCCATCGGCAAGAAGAACTGGCTGTTTGCTGGCTCCGAGCGAGCGGGCCGCCGCGCCGCCGCCATCCAAAGCCTGTTCGCTACCGCCAAACTCAATGGTCTCGATCCTGCACGCTGGCTGGCCGACACTCTCGAAAAACTTCCCACCTGCCCCAACAGCAAGATCGATTCGCTGCTACCGTTCGCAAACTCTACACAGCGCTAG
- a CDS encoding NAD(+) synthase: MTDEFFNLYSHGFARVAVAIPRCKIADPAFNAAQTIALARQAQERGTALVVFPELGLSAYTCDDLFHQSALLDASIAALDTVVSASHDIDLVMIVGLPLRVDHQLFNCAAVVAKGRILGLVPKTFLPNYNEFYEARQFSPAASAVATQVQLLGQDVPFGANLLFDVANVANLRFHVEICEDVWVPIPPSSFGALAGATVLVNLSASNILAGKSYYRHQLVAQQSARCLAAYLYSSAGLGESTTDLAWDGQALIYEKGELLSESERFLDDSHMIFADVDLERLSRDRMRQTTFGDSVRRHAAEVAQFRVVRFELPVARSEALPLQRAIARFPYVPADAALRDERCTEVYNIQVQALVQRLSQAGIQKVVIGVSGGLDSTQALLVCAKAMDRLGLPRANILAYTMPGFATSERTLRQANELMEAIGATAQTIDIRPSCIQMLKDLGHPYAEGKEEYDITFENVQAGERTSHLFRLANFHNAIVIGTGDLSELALGWCTYGVGDHMSHYNVNGSVPKTLISHLVRWVAEKGVIGTEGSATLLAVLETEISPELVPGREGDAKPAQSTESSIGPYELQDFNLYHILRYGFAPSKVAFLSYSAWHERHSLATIKKHLGTFVWRFFKTSQFKRSCVPNGPKVGTGGSLSPRGDWRAPSDSEATVWLEDLKKIPDVD; this comes from the coding sequence ATGACCGACGAATTTTTCAATCTGTATTCGCATGGTTTCGCGCGTGTCGCCGTCGCCATACCCCGCTGCAAAATCGCCGACCCGGCATTCAATGCCGCTCAGACCATCGCGCTGGCGCGCCAGGCGCAGGAGCGTGGCACGGCCCTGGTGGTGTTCCCCGAACTGGGCCTGTCGGCCTACACCTGCGACGACCTGTTCCATCAGTCGGCGCTGCTGGACGCTTCCATCGCGGCCCTCGACACGGTGGTGTCGGCCTCGCACGACATTGACCTGGTAATGATCGTGGGCCTGCCGCTGCGGGTCGATCACCAGCTGTTCAATTGCGCGGCCGTGGTGGCCAAGGGACGCATCCTGGGCCTCGTGCCCAAGACCTTCCTCCCCAATTACAACGAGTTCTACGAAGCGCGCCAGTTCAGCCCCGCCGCCAGTGCCGTGGCCACCCAGGTCCAGTTGCTGGGGCAGGACGTGCCATTCGGCGCCAATTTGCTGTTCGACGTGGCCAATGTGGCCAACCTGCGCTTTCACGTGGAGATCTGCGAAGACGTGTGGGTGCCGATTCCGCCGTCGTCGTTTGGCGCGCTGGCCGGCGCCACGGTGCTGGTGAACCTGTCGGCCTCCAATATCCTGGCCGGCAAGAGCTACTACCGCCACCAGCTGGTGGCGCAGCAGTCGGCGCGCTGCCTGGCCGCGTATCTGTACAGCTCCGCGGGCCTTGGCGAATCGACCACCGACCTGGCCTGGGACGGGCAGGCACTCATTTATGAAAAGGGCGAGCTGCTGTCCGAGTCCGAGCGCTTTCTGGACGACTCGCACATGATCTTTGCCGATGTGGACCTGGAGCGCCTGTCGCGCGACCGCATGCGCCAGACGACCTTTGGCGACTCGGTGCGGCGCCACGCGGCCGAGGTAGCGCAGTTCCGCGTGGTGCGTTTCGAACTGCCGGTGGCGCGCAGCGAGGCGCTGCCGCTGCAGCGTGCCATTGCCCGCTTCCCGTACGTACCGGCCGACGCGGCCCTGCGCGATGAGCGCTGCACCGAGGTGTACAACATCCAGGTGCAGGCCCTGGTGCAGCGCCTGTCGCAGGCCGGCATCCAGAAGGTGGTGATCGGCGTCTCCGGCGGACTCGATTCCACGCAGGCGCTGCTGGTCTGTGCCAAGGCCATGGACCGCCTGGGACTGCCACGCGCGAATATCCTTGCCTACACCATGCCGGGATTTGCCACCAGCGAGCGCACGCTGCGCCAGGCGAACGAGCTGATGGAGGCCATTGGTGCCACCGCCCAGACCATCGACATTCGTCCGAGCTGCATCCAGATGCTCAAGGATCTGGGGCATCCCTATGCGGAAGGGAAGGAGGAATACGACATCACGTTTGAAAACGTGCAGGCCGGCGAACGCACCAGCCACCTGTTCCGGCTGGCGAACTTCCACAATGCGATCGTGATCGGTACCGGTGACCTGTCCGAACTGGCGCTGGGCTGGTGTACCTACGGCGTGGGCGATCATATGTCGCACTACAACGTCAACGGCAGCGTGCCCAAGACGTTGATCAGCCACCTGGTGCGCTGGGTGGCAGAGAAAGGCGTGATCGGCACCGAAGGCTCGGCCACACTGCTGGCGGTGCTCGAGACCGAAATCAGTCCTGAACTGGTGCCCGGCAGGGAAGGCGACGCCAAGCCTGCACAAAGCACCGAGTCGAGCATTGGCCCGTATGAACTGCAGGACTTCAACCTGTACCACATCCTGCGCTATGGCTTTGCGCCGTCCAAGGTGGCGTTTTTGTCTTACTCGGCGTGGCACGAGCGCCATTCGCTGGCGACCATCAAGAAGCACCTCGGCACCTTTGTGTGGCGCTTCTTCAAGACCAGCCAGTTCAAGCGTTCCTGCGTGCCGAACGGGCCCAAGGTCGGCACCGGCGGTTCGCTCTCGCCACGCGGCGACTGGCGCGCGCCGAGCGACTCCGAAGCGACCGTGTGGCTGGAGGACCTGAAGAAGATCCCGGATGTCGATTAA
- a CDS encoding DUF6445 family protein, with amino-acid sequence MRVNPDARLRVEHPRGVPVLIIDDFYADPEAVRAQALAARYDLAMAQYPGRHAPLNNRSAELQEVLHTLARTATALGDRSYQAADFISDFSIVTTRPGDLLAIQKHPHIDPTPVLGLVYLTPGSIEGTCFFHNEMLGTHAVVTDEQMTQYGQFIDQHSKQLAPTGYTLDDHPVWKKFYTIEPVFNRFVFYPGNVFHSIDIRHVDEHIDMERVRVTQRFIVNHTHPKP; translated from the coding sequence ATGCGGGTCAACCCGGACGCCAGGCTGCGCGTCGAGCATCCGCGCGGGGTTCCCGTGCTGATCATCGACGACTTTTACGCTGATCCCGAGGCCGTCCGGGCACAGGCGCTGGCGGCCCGGTACGACCTGGCCATGGCCCAGTATCCGGGCCGGCATGCGCCGCTCAACAACCGCAGCGCCGAGCTGCAGGAAGTGCTGCACACTTTGGCGCGCACGGCCACCGCGCTGGGTGACCGCAGCTACCAGGCGGCAGACTTCATCAGCGATTTTTCGATCGTCACCACCCGGCCGGGCGATCTGCTGGCAATCCAGAAGCATCCCCACATCGATCCCACGCCAGTACTTGGCCTGGTCTACCTGACACCAGGCAGCATCGAGGGGACCTGCTTTTTTCACAATGAGATGCTGGGCACCCACGCAGTGGTCACAGACGAGCAGATGACACAGTACGGGCAATTCATCGACCAGCACAGCAAACAGCTGGCGCCGACTGGCTATACATTAGATGATCACCCGGTGTGGAAAAAGTTTTACACGATTGAACCGGTGTTCAACCGCTTTGTTTTCTATCCGGGCAACGTTTTTCACTCGATCGATATCCGCCACGTCGATGAACACATCGACATGGAACGGGTCCGCGTGACCCAGCGCTTTATCGTCAATCATACCCATCCAAAGCCGTAA
- the tnpB gene encoding IS66 family insertion sequence element accessory protein TnpB (TnpB, as the term is used for proteins encoded by IS66 family insertion elements, is considered an accessory protein, since TnpC, encoded by a neighboring gene, is a DDE family transposase.) yields the protein MQLSADAIWLATAAVDMRTGIDGLSLHVQQALGRPPCDGTAYVFANRRRTRLKMVCWDGTGVWMCLRRLHRGQFVWPQVDDACWQMSAEQWQWLVAGVDWQRLSAQAPAQWQL from the coding sequence ATGCAGCTGTCGGCCGATGCGATCTGGCTAGCGACGGCGGCGGTGGACATGCGCACCGGCATCGACGGGCTGTCCTTGCATGTGCAGCAGGCGCTGGGGCGGCCGCCTTGCGATGGCACGGCGTATGTGTTCGCCAACCGGCGCCGCACCCGCCTGAAGATGGTCTGTTGGGATGGCACTGGCGTCTGGATGTGCCTGCGGCGCCTGCACCGTGGCCAGTTTGTCTGGCCCCAGGTCGACGACGCCTGCTGGCAAATGAGCGCCGAGCAATGGCAATGGCTGGTCGCCGGGGTGGATTGGCAGCGCCTGTCGGCACAGGCCCCGGCGCAGTGGCAACTGTGA
- a CDS encoding P-II family nitrogen regulator: MKQITCVIKPFKLDEVREALADVNVTGLTVTEVKGFGRQKGHTELYRGAEYVVDFLPKVKIEVVVDDAMCDQVVDAIIKAARTGKIGDGKIFVQDVEQVIRIRTGETGPDAV, translated from the coding sequence ATGAAACAGATTACCTGTGTGATCAAGCCGTTCAAGCTGGACGAGGTGCGCGAAGCGCTGGCAGACGTGAACGTGACGGGCCTGACGGTTACTGAAGTGAAGGGTTTCGGCCGCCAGAAGGGCCATACGGAACTGTATCGGGGCGCCGAATATGTCGTCGATTTCCTGCCGAAGGTGAAGATCGAAGTGGTGGTCGACGACGCCATGTGCGACCAGGTCGTGGACGCCATCATCAAGGCTGCGCGCACCGGCAAGATCGGTGACGGCAAGATCTTTGTGCAAGATGTGGAGCAGGTGATTCGGATCCGGACTGGCGAGACGGGGCCCGATGCGGTTTAA
- a CDS encoding trimeric intracellular cation channel family protein, whose translation MSLIKFIEILAILVGAFSGFIEARRKRMDLVGVFTVAFITAFGGGTLRDILLDRRPLFWVIHQEYAILIFILALIAAPAIRTLRQVVSERMIVIADAIGLGLFSIAGVAAALDANMPIFIASMMGVITGIFGGVLRDIVCNEVPMVFRDGKPYAICAFIGSWMFLLMKRFGAEPELALWSSAAVITALRLVTWKFDMRMGK comes from the coding sequence ATGTCTCTCATTAAGTTCATTGAAATCCTGGCGATCCTGGTGGGTGCGTTTTCGGGCTTTATCGAAGCGCGCCGCAAGCGCATGGACCTGGTGGGCGTCTTTACCGTCGCTTTCATTACCGCCTTCGGTGGCGGCACCCTGCGCGACATCCTGCTCGACCGGCGCCCCCTGTTCTGGGTCATTCACCAGGAATACGCCATCCTGATCTTCATCCTGGCGCTCATTGCCGCGCCGGCCATCCGCACCCTGCGCCAGGTCGTGTCCGAGCGCATGATCGTCATTGCCGATGCCATCGGCCTGGGACTGTTCTCCATTGCCGGCGTGGCAGCGGCGCTGGACGCGAACATGCCCATCTTTATCGCCTCCATGATGGGCGTCATTACCGGTATCTTTGGGGGCGTGCTGCGCGATATCGTCTGCAATGAAGTGCCGATGGTATTCAGGGATGGCAAGCCATACGCCATTTGCGCCTTCATCGGCAGCTGGATGTTCCTGCTGATGAAGCGCTTTGGCGCCGAGCCGGAACTGGCCTTGTGGTCCAGCGCGGCCGTGATCACGGCCTTGCGGCTGGTTACGTGGAAATTCGATATGCGGATGGGGAAATAG
- a CDS encoding tryptophan halogenase family protein: MIKSIVILGGGTSGWMAACYLNRVLRSPQGEAPIAITVVESEDIGIIGVGEATVPSIRNILQTLGIPEWQFLHETDATFKHGILFRDWLESPGVPTRYGEFFHMFENPPAIEGFSLATHWTSLCDRGATPRRFADAVSLQSTLCHEMKAPRSYDSAPYEAPVPYAYHLDAVRFGQFLRKIAVERGVRHIVDTVGQVKRDADGAITALVTQAHGEIGGDFFIDCSGFNAVLLGGALEEPFQDWGEYLLCDRAVACQLPYADAQGPLRPYTTASAKEAGWLWEIDLFTRRGNGYVYSSRHTSAERAEEVLRQHLGPLAEQASTRQLRMQIGHRRNMWSKNCLALGLAAGFLEPLESTGIYLLEVALSLFTDHIATGPASPYLAQRFNRKMGLIYEELRDFIQLHYITSNRDDTEFWRDYTNNVKVSDALAYRLDLWTFKLPSLTDLDEKNSLFGASSYTYILAGMDRMPAMGNHLSPYISPEASARALQAMEGFQQRAIAVAPDHREYIQKQRAVAR, from the coding sequence ATGATCAAATCAATCGTCATTCTTGGTGGCGGCACTTCCGGCTGGATGGCCGCGTGCTACCTGAACCGCGTGCTGCGCAGCCCGCAGGGCGAGGCGCCGATCGCCATTACCGTGGTCGAGTCAGAAGATATCGGCATCATTGGCGTGGGTGAAGCGACGGTGCCGAGCATCCGCAACATCCTGCAGACACTGGGCATCCCGGAGTGGCAATTCCTGCACGAGACCGATGCCACATTCAAGCATGGCATCCTGTTTCGCGACTGGCTCGAGTCGCCCGGCGTGCCGACCCGGTATGGCGAATTTTTCCACATGTTTGAAAATCCGCCAGCCATCGAAGGCTTCAGCCTGGCCACCCACTGGACTTCCCTGTGTGACCGGGGCGCCACGCCGCGCCGCTTCGCCGACGCCGTATCGCTGCAGTCAACCCTGTGCCATGAGATGAAGGCGCCCCGTTCCTACGACAGCGCGCCTTACGAAGCGCCGGTGCCCTACGCCTATCACCTCGATGCGGTGCGGTTCGGCCAGTTCCTGCGCAAGATCGCGGTGGAGCGCGGTGTGCGCCATATTGTCGACACGGTGGGCCAGGTCAAGCGTGACGCGGATGGCGCCATTACAGCGCTGGTGACGCAGGCGCACGGCGAGATAGGCGGCGACTTCTTCATCGACTGCTCGGGATTTAATGCCGTGCTGCTCGGCGGCGCACTGGAAGAGCCGTTCCAGGACTGGGGCGAATATCTCCTGTGCGACCGCGCCGTGGCCTGCCAGCTGCCTTACGCCGATGCGCAGGGACCGCTGCGGCCCTACACCACGGCCAGCGCCAAGGAAGCCGGCTGGCTGTGGGAGATCGACTTGTTCACCCGCCGCGGCAACGGCTATGTGTACTCGTCGCGCCATACCAGCGCCGAGCGGGCCGAGGAAGTGCTGCGCCAGCACCTGGGGCCGCTGGCCGAGCAGGCCAGCACGCGCCAGCTGCGCATGCAGATTGGCCACCGCCGCAACATGTGGTCGAAAAATTGCCTGGCACTGGGCCTGGCGGCAGGCTTTCTGGAGCCGCTCGAGAGCACCGGCATCTATCTGCTGGAAGTGGCGCTGTCCCTGTTTACCGATCATATCGCCACCGGCCCGGCCAGCCCCTACCTGGCACAGCGCTTCAACCGCAAGATGGGATTGATCTACGAAGAGCTGCGCGACTTCATCCAGCTTCATTACATCACCTCCAACCGCGACGATACCGAATTCTGGCGCGACTACACCAACAATGTGAAGGTGTCGGACGCGCTGGCATACCGGCTTGACCTGTGGACTTTCAAGCTGCCAAGCCTGACGGACCTGGATGAAAAGAACAGCCTGTTCGGCGCCTCCAGCTACACCTACATCCTGGCCGGGATGGACCGCATGCCGGCGATGGGCAACCATCTCAGTCCCTACATCAGCCCGGAGGCGAGCGCACGTGCCCTGCAGGCGATGGAAGGATTCCAGCAGCGCGCCATTGCCGTGGCGCCCGACCACCGGGAATATATCCAGAAGCAGCGCGCGGTCGCCCGCTAA
- the trxB gene encoding thioredoxin-disulfide reductase → MTTTKHAKVLILGSGPAGYSAAVYAARANLQPMLVTGVEQGGQLMTTTDVENWPGDPMGVQGPELMQRMLQHAERFKTDMVFDHIHTAKLDERPFRLIGDSQEFTCDSLIISTGASAQYLGLPSEQAFMGKGVSACATCDGFFYRGQEVAVVGGGNTAVEEALYLSNIATKVTIIHRRDKFRAEAILIDRLNAKAAEGKIVIKYNHTLDEVVGDDSGVTGVRIKSTVDGTITPLTLHGVFIAIGHKPNTSIFEGQLAMKDGYIVTKTGLEGNATATSIPGVFAAGDVQDHIYRQAITSSGTGCMAALDAQRYLESLED, encoded by the coding sequence ATGACTACTACCAAACACGCCAAAGTCTTGATTCTCGGTTCCGGCCCCGCCGGCTACAGCGCCGCTGTCTACGCCGCCCGTGCCAACCTGCAGCCTATGCTGGTCACTGGCGTGGAACAAGGTGGCCAGCTCATGACCACTACGGACGTGGAAAACTGGCCGGGCGACCCCATGGGCGTGCAGGGCCCGGAGCTGATGCAGCGCATGCTCCAGCATGCCGAGCGTTTCAAGACCGATATGGTGTTTGACCATATTCATACGGCAAAGCTCGACGAGCGCCCTTTCCGCCTGATCGGCGACAGCCAGGAATTTACCTGCGATTCGCTCATCATTTCCACGGGCGCCTCGGCCCAGTACCTGGGCTTGCCTTCGGAGCAAGCGTTCATGGGCAAGGGCGTGTCGGCCTGCGCCACCTGCGACGGCTTTTTCTATCGTGGCCAGGAAGTCGCTGTCGTGGGCGGCGGCAATACCGCGGTGGAGGAAGCGCTGTACCTGTCCAACATTGCCACCAAGGTGACGATCATCCATCGCCGCGACAAGTTCCGCGCCGAAGCGATTCTGATCGACCGCTTGAATGCCAAGGCGGCCGAAGGCAAGATCGTCATCAAGTACAACCACACGCTCGACGAGGTGGTGGGTGACGACAGTGGCGTGACGGGCGTGCGCATCAAGTCCACGGTGGACGGTACCATTACCCCATTGACCTTGCACGGCGTGTTCATTGCCATCGGCCACAAGCCCAATACCAGCATTTTCGAAGGCCAGCTGGCCATGAAGGATGGCTATATCGTGACCAAGACTGGCCTGGAAGGCAATGCCACCGCCACCAGCATCCCGGGCGTGTTTGCGGCCGGCGATGTGCAGGACCATATCTATCGCCAGGCGATCACGAGCTCGGGCACCGGCTGCATGGCCGCGCTCGACGCCCAGCGCTACCTGGAATCACTCGAGGACTAA